The DNA window TCCAAAGTTGGACACAAGTAAATCATCAAATTCATCCGCAGTTTGTATCAACCTTTGAATTAATCTATCAAGAAATTCTTGTTTTGAATATTGGTCAAATACGACGAACGAAAGAACTATGTCATTTTTCCTCACCCCTAATACAAGACCCTTCAAATAATAATTTTGCTGCAAGATGAATTCATAAATTGCTTTTATATTTTCTTTTGGTAAGCTGGCAAGGAAGGCATCACCTGCAATCATACCCGATTCTTCATGATAACTTAATAGAATTTTTGCTGAGCCTTTTATTATTTCCCAATTGTAAGGCCCCCTTCTAGTTAGCTTAATATCAAAACCAAGTTTTGATATGGACTCTTCAAGAATCCTCCTTATACCTTTCGGCTCATAATCCTCGATTTCAGAAATCATCCGTATTCTTGCGCCACAAAATGGGCAATATTTCTTTTCCTTATTGGGTTCGAAAACCAAATTTGAGCAAGAATCACATCTGACGGCAACAGGATTCTCCCCTTTTCTAAAATCTTTGATACTGTCTAACAAGTATTGACTAGGCAATGAAAAACCAATATTCTGTCCATCCTTAATTATAAAGGTATTGACCCCAATAATTTCTCCATTCACATTAACAAGTGGTCCCCCACTATTTCCAGGGTTCAAAGCAGCATCATGTTGGATGTATTGAATGTCATCCTGCTGATGAAGTGTATTTGATATAATACCTTGAGTTGCTGTGTATTTTAATCCAAAGGGGTGGCCTACCGCTAAAACTTGATCGCCCTCGACAACTATACTTGAGTCTCCTAAATGTATATCAGCCAATGTATGTATTTCAGGGGATTTAATAAACGCAAGGTCATATTTGGGATCCAAATAAATCACCGGACTTACTACTCTTTGAAGCCCTTTTCCGTCGATTACTACTTCCTTATTATTTCTAACAACATGTTCATTAGTTATGATTAGGTTTTCATTCTTTAAGAAAAAACCAGTGCCTATTGAAAAAGGAGTGGCTATTTGAATCACTGCACCTTTATATAATTCAATTATATCTTTTAAGTGGCTATACATTTAAATCTTTAATCAACTGTAACAAAGAAATGGAAAGTTCTACTCTTGAGTCAAAATTGAGTTTTACCTCAGTATTAATTTCTGGATATTTAGGAGCTGCC is part of the Candidatus Vicinibacter affinis genome and encodes:
- a CDS encoding trypsin-like peptidase domain-containing protein — translated: MYSHLKDIIELYKGAVIQIATPFSIGTGFFLKNENLIITNEHVVRNNKEVVIDGKGLQRVVSPVIYLDPKYDLAFIKSPEIHTLADIHLGDSSIVVEGDQVLAVGHPFGLKYTATQGIISNTLHQQDDIQYIQHDAALNPGNSGGPLVNVNGEIIGVNTFIIKDGQNIGFSLPSQYLLDSIKDFRKGENPVAVRCDSCSNLVFEPNKEKKYCPFCGARIRMISEIEDYEPKGIRRILEESISKLGFDIKLTRRGPYNWEIIKGSAKILLSYHEESGMIAGDAFLASLPKENIKAIYEFILQQNYYLKGLVLGVRKNDIVLSFVVFDQYSKQEFLDRLIQRLIQTADEFDDLLVSNFGVLITKD